The region TTCAGCCAACAACCCCAATCCCGTCCTGACCTTTGAGGGAAATCGCTACGACCTCAACACCCTTCCTGATGAGCTGAAAGAGCTGGTGCGTGGCATGCAGGTTGCCGATGCCCAGTTGCGCATGCATGAGGACACCCTGAAGGTGCTCGCAGTTGGCCGTCAGAGTCTGGCCATGCAGCTGAATGAAAAGCTCAAAACTGTGACCCCTCTCCCCGAAGGTCAGGGCTGAGGCCTGGGATCCCTACAAAGCCGATGACTGCCGCTTCAACGCTCGAAGCGGTAGTCACTGGTGAGTTTGATCACCGTTCCGGAAAGCAGGAGAAGCGCGACAAGATTGGGCAGGGCCATCAGGCCATTAAGGGTGTCGGCGATGGACCACACCACGCCACGGTCACCCGCAACGGCTCCGATCACCACGACGGCAACCCAGACGAGACGAAAGGGCAACACGGCTTGTTCGCCGAACAGGAACGTGGTGCAACGTTCGCCGTAGAAACTCCAACCCAGGATGGTGGTGAAGGCAAACACCACCAGGCCCACCGTCACGACAGTTCCGCTGCCAGGGAGCCCCGTGTTGAAGGCAGCGATGGAGAGATCAGCGCCGCTGAGTCGCTCACCCGCGCCATCCAGTAATTCATGGGCCTTGGTGGTGATGATCACCAGGGCGGTCATCGTGCAGATGATCAGGGTGTCAATGAAGGTGCCGAGCATGGCCACGGTTCCCTGCCGTACCGGATCGGTGGTTTTTGCGGCGGCGTGAGCCATCGGTGCGCTTCCCAGGCCGGCTTCATTGGAGAAGATTC is a window of Synechococcus sp. A15-24 DNA encoding:
- a CDS encoding DUF6447 family protein; translation: MTDSSANNPNPVLTFEGNRYDLNTLPDELKELVRGMQVADAQLRMHEDTLKVLAVGRQSLAMQLNEKLKTVTPLPEGQG